The Carnobacterium divergens nucleotide sequence GAAAAACCAAACTTGTAGGAGGAGAAAACCAGATGAACTTTGAAACAGTAATCGGACTAGAGGTCCATGTAGAATTAAAAACAGAATCTAAAATGTTTTCGCCATCCCCTGCTCATTTTGGAGCAGAACCAAACACGAATACCAATGTGATTGACTGGGGATACCCAGGTGTATTGCCTGTAGTCAATCAGCAAGCCATCGATTTTGGGATGCAAGCTGCGTTAGCTTTAAACTGTAAAATTGCTAAAGACACAAAATTTGATCGTAAAAACTATTTTTATCCAGACAATCCCAAAGCCTACCAAATCTCTCAATTTGATAAACCTATCGGCTATGACGGTTGGATTGAAATTGAAGTAGACGGCGTTAAAAAGAAAATCAGAATTGAACGTGTTCATTTGGAAGAAGATGCTGGGAAAAACAACCATGGAACAGATGGTTATTCATATGTTGATTTAAACCGTCAAGGAACGCCTTTAATCGAGATTGTATCAGAAGCAGACATGCGCTCACCAGAAGAAGCATATGCGTATTTAGAAGCGTTAAAACAAATCGTACAATTTACAGGCGTCAGTGATGTGAAAATGGAAGAAGGCTCAATGCGTTGTGATGCCAATATTTCACTTCGTCCAATTGGCCAAGAACAATTTGGAACAAAAGCAGAACTTAAAAACTTAAATTCATTTAACTTTGTTAAACGTGGCTTAGCTCACGAAGAAATTCGTCAAGCACGCGTGCTTTTATCAGGCGGCATTATCCAACAAGAAACACGCCGTTTTGATGAAACAACAGGCGAAACAATTTTAATGCGTGTTAAAGAAGGTTCAAGTGATTACCGTTATTTCCCAGAACCAGATCTTCCTAATTTCGTCATTGACGACGAGTGGATTGAACGCGTTAAAAATGCTATTCCAGAAATGCCAGCATCTCGTCGCAAACGTTATGTCGAAGAGCTTGGTTTACCGGAATATGACGCTATGGTGCTAACGTTAACAAAAGAAATGTCTGATTTCTTTGAAGCTACATTAGCAGAAAATGCAGATGCAAAACAAGCGTCTAACTGGTTGATGGGGGAAGTTTCTGCCTATTTAAACAGCGAACGACTTGAATTAGCCGATACAAAATTAACACCGTCTAACTTAGCTGGCATGATTACGTTAATCGCAGATGGAACCATTAGTTCTAAAATTGCGAAAAAAGTTTTCCGTGAATTAATCCTAAACGGTGGCGACGCGAAGAAAGTCGTTGAAGCTAAAGGTCTAGTCCAACTATCAGATCCAGCACAACTATTGCCAATGATTAATGAAGTCTTAGATAACAATGCGCAATCGATTGAAGATTTCAAAAATGGGAAAGATCGTGCAGTTGGTTTCTTAGTGGGCCAAATCATGAAAGCGACAAAAGGACAAGCGAATCCAGGCGTTGTGAACCAATTGTTAAATCAAGAATTAAGCAAACGATAGAAGTTATATTGGAGAGGAAACTTTCCATGAGGAGGATTTATATGAGAGCAAGAGTCATTTACAATCCAACTTCAGGAAGAGAAGTCTTAAAGAAAAATTTAGTCGACATCTTACAAATTCTTGAAGCTGAGGGTTATGAAACAAGTGCTTATGCCACAACGCCAGAGCCGAATTCTGCCAGAAATGAAGCTGAACGAGCAGCAATAGATGGCTTTGAATTGATTGTAGCAGCTGGTGGCGATGGAACGATCAATGAAGTGGTTAATGGCATTGCTGGACTTGAAAACCGTCCGAAAATGGCCATTATTCCGGCGGGAACCACAAATGATTACGCACGAGCACTTCATATTCCTAGAAATGATGTAGTTGCAGCTGCTAGAGTTATTACAAAGAAACAAACGGTGAAAATGGACATTGGAAAAGCAAATGACACCTATTTTATCAACATTGCAGGTGGCGGTTACTTAACGGAGCTGACCTATGACGTCCCGTCCCAATTAAAATCAGTTTTTGGCTATTTAGCTTATTTAGTAAAAGGCGCAGAAATGTTGCCAAGAATCAAACCAATTCCAATGAAAATCGAGTATGATGAAGGGGTTTTTGAAGGAAAGGCCTCCATGTTTCTACTAGGCCTAACCAATTCTGTTGGCGGTTTTGAACAAATCGCACCAGATGCCCATTTAGATGATGGTTATTTTTCACTAATTGTTGTAAAAACAGCCAATGTTGTAGAATTGCTACACTTAATCGCGTTAATGCTAAATGGTGGAAAACACATTGACCACCCTAAAGTACTGTACACAAAAACCAAGATGGTTAAAGCCGAACCGCTAGATGATTCAAAAATGATGATTAATTTAGATGGAGAATATGGTGGAGATGCGCCAATGACCTTCACTAATTTAATTCAGCATATTGAAATGTTTGGCGATGTGGATGCAATTCCAAATGATGCTGTAACAGCAG carries:
- the gatB gene encoding Asp-tRNA(Asn)/Glu-tRNA(Gln) amidotransferase subunit GatB, with the translated sequence MNFETVIGLEVHVELKTESKMFSPSPAHFGAEPNTNTNVIDWGYPGVLPVVNQQAIDFGMQAALALNCKIAKDTKFDRKNYFYPDNPKAYQISQFDKPIGYDGWIEIEVDGVKKKIRIERVHLEEDAGKNNHGTDGYSYVDLNRQGTPLIEIVSEADMRSPEEAYAYLEALKQIVQFTGVSDVKMEEGSMRCDANISLRPIGQEQFGTKAELKNLNSFNFVKRGLAHEEIRQARVLLSGGIIQQETRRFDETTGETILMRVKEGSSDYRYFPEPDLPNFVIDDEWIERVKNAIPEMPASRRKRYVEELGLPEYDAMVLTLTKEMSDFFEATLAENADAKQASNWLMGEVSAYLNSERLELADTKLTPSNLAGMITLIADGTISSKIAKKVFRELILNGGDAKKVVEAKGLVQLSDPAQLLPMINEVLDNNAQSIEDFKNGKDRAVGFLVGQIMKATKGQANPGVVNQLLNQELSKR
- a CDS encoding diacylglycerol kinase, which translates into the protein MRARVIYNPTSGREVLKKNLVDILQILEAEGYETSAYATTPEPNSARNEAERAAIDGFELIVAAGGDGTINEVVNGIAGLENRPKMAIIPAGTTNDYARALHIPRNDVVAAARVITKKQTVKMDIGKANDTYFINIAGGGYLTELTYDVPSQLKSVFGYLAYLVKGAEMLPRIKPIPMKIEYDEGVFEGKASMFLLGLTNSVGGFEQIAPDAHLDDGYFSLIVVKTANVVELLHLIALMLNGGKHIDHPKVLYTKTKMVKAEPLDDSKMMINLDGEYGGDAPMTFTNLIQHIEMFGDVDAIPNDAVTAEDEAFEDAEEAFIKEVEGLTDEDINGDGIISKPESEEKN